The following proteins are co-located in the Haliotis asinina isolate JCU_RB_2024 chromosome 13, JCU_Hal_asi_v2, whole genome shotgun sequence genome:
- the LOC137259560 gene encoding uncharacterized protein, which yields MYNEYPCIECAKLCVICLALSSNKPNESLYDSPNESPYGSPNESPYDSPNESLCDSPNESLCDSPIESPYGSPNESSYGSPMESPYASPNESPYGSHNESLYGSPNESLYGSPNESPYYSPNESPYGSPIASPYGSPNESPYASPNESPYYSPNESLYGSPNESPYYSPNESPYGSPIESPYGSPNESPYDSPNESPYGSPNESPHGSPNESLYGCPDFVDSSNTST from the coding sequence ATGTATAATGAATATCCGTGCATTGAATGTGCAAAGCTATGTGTCATATGTCTGGCACTGTCTAGTAATAAACCTAACGAGTCACTGTATGACTCCCCTAACGAGTCACCGTATGGCTCCCCTAACGAGTCACCGTATGACTCCCCTAACGAGTCACTATGTGACTCCCCTAACGAGTCACTATGTGACTCCCCTATCGAGTCACCGTATGGCTCCCCTAACGAGTCATCGTATGGCTCCCCTATGGAGTCACCGTATGCCTCCCCTAACGAGTCACCGTATGGCTCCCATAACGAGTCACTGTATGGCTCCCCTAACGAGTCACTGTATGGCTCCCCTAACGAGTCACCGTATTACTCCCCTAACGAGTCACCGTATGGCTCCCCTATCGCGTCACCGTATGGCTCCCCTAACGAGTCACCGTATGCCTCCCCTAACGAGTCACCGTATTACTCCCCTAACGAGTCACTGTATGGCTCCCCTAACGAGTCACCGTATTACTCCCCTAACGAGTCACCGTATGGCTCCCCTATCGAGTCACCGTATGGCTCCCCTAACGAGTCACCGTATGACTCCCCTAACGAGTCACCGTATGGCTCCCCTAACGAGTCACCGCATGGCTCCCCTAACGAGTCACTGTATGGCTGCCCTGACTTTGTTGATTCCTCAAATACTTCGACATGA